tgacattacaaaaaaaattctCTAGCAGATGTTCTGATTTCATCCTGCTCTTCCTTTATAGCGTACGAGCTTTTTTGTTGAAGAACATTATTACAATGCCTAATACAGGAGCTATCAATGAGTATTATGTCCACCTGACATGCTAGTCAAGTCTTCACAGAAACCTCAGTCAATGGACAAAGAATCATGTGGTGCACCAGATATGCTCTAAGCAGATGTCAGCacttattttttgttgttaaaatGTAAGGGAACAGCCTTGCAACTGTtatccacattcgcattccaccaaGTAATCTGCGACCTCACTATCTGCCAGTAGCCTCCAGTGGACAGATGTGAGGTGCTCATGTAATGCGCATCAAAAGTTTCAGTAATGTTAATGATCATAGGCAAAGACAGAAAGCAGAAGTGCCACAGTTTTTACCATAGGTGAGTAAGTGCTGCCATTATGCAAAGCACCAGCCTGCAGCCTGTAAACCGTGGGCAACACAATGTTTAGCTATCTCTGGAAAGCAAAATGTATGTGTGCACTTATACTCAACAAGCACAGTTTCTGTTCATCTCCTACTACGTAAAACTGTATATTGCATGAGAGAAGGTGCAGATTAAAGCAACTGGAGACTAACTAAAACTGTAGAGTGACTGCTAAAACCAAAGTCATGATTATATGATTGTGGCACTACAAGCAGTGAAAAGCTACAATGATAAACTGCAATTATGACTGAAAGAAACCTCTGAAGGCACTTGAAGTAATGCAATTAAATTGGTATAGTTATATGAAAAGAACAGCTCTCCTCAAAACCAGTCAAGTGTACTTTGGTAGAAATGATGCTGGCAAGAAACCAAGAAGAAGTTCTTTGTCATGTAAACTGGTGTCTACTGCATATACAACAACTGTTCATCGATAAAGTGGTATGGATGAAGATcaaacaaaacagcacatagcTTTTTGGGGGCTGAGGGATAACGGTTATGAGTATTCTTGTGTCATCAGCAAGTATTTCTTTGAAGTCAAGAGGAAGTTACTTAAATGGTCTAAGAGTAGGAGCGGACCCTATACAATACTTTAATTtgtcttttgtgtttttgtttggGTGGCTAGCAGATCATACTCAAAATCTTTAGGTTCTGAAGTTATTATTGCATTGTTTCAGTTATTATTGCATTGTTCCACTACACTATTTAATTCCAGGTCCTCTTATTTGTGTCTTATCATTCCTTAACTGAGTTTTAACACACTAGCTTTTCACTTTGAGAAACTTTTCAGCAGTTCTATTATTTTCTCTTTCTCCCCTTTCCTCTTAAGTCATTAAAGCAAGTTCCAATGCCTTGGGCAGCTAGAGATCTAATGCTACATGCTATACGTTTCTTTTTTATGATAGAGTACCAAGCATtcacacagaattttttttaatagtaGATGAAATTGTTTCATAATTACTTTTAATCATGTGAATACTTACCCTTTTATATATGATATCATCGAAGCCAATAATAGTGAATGTATCATCAGAATTTATTTGATTGTAGTCATGTGCTTTTATAAACACCAAAGGTAATATTCCATGTCTTTTCagatcactttccatttttgaagaAAAAGATTTAGCTAATACAGCTTTACATCCCATATAGCGAAGCTGAAGGGCAGCATATTCATTTGTGCGACCTGCACCAAAACCGTATTCAGCAACAACTATCCATGGGGATGATGATGCCTTGTATGATGATGCTGCATTATGAACACTTGTCAAGTTTCCAGACAACTGGCTCTGCACCTATAGATAAGCATTTAAAAATTAGTTTGAACTGAAAAAGGTAAATGATACCTCCAGTGTATAGAAAAATATAGCATGTTTCACATTAAGATTATGGAATTTTAAATTGATAACTAGTTTACCTGATTTCTGAGATTGTTTTCTGCATTCACAGCACTGATGAATAGGTTTTTGCAGTATTTGCTGAGATTCCCACAGTATTTCAACCATGGACCACTAGGAGAGATGATATCCATATCACAACAGCCTTTCATTTTTATCAACACCAACATATTTTTGTACTCATTTTCCTGAGGAGCTGAGAAGGGCTGCAGGTGATTTATCCACTCTGTTCGTTGTGAGCCTTGctcttcattttcatttgttttttgctTCTGATTTTCTGGGATCTGGACATCCCTCTTAAGGCTCGACCTAAAAAGTCCTTCCAGATTTGCATCATGTAAAGAGAAAACATTTCCTTTTGTATCTTTCAGTTGTTGTTCTAGGGGATTTGAGTCTAATGTACCAATGATAGAGAATATTGTAACCAGTTCTGGGGATGCTACAAATATATTTGAGTTTGGTGTAATAGAAAATTCTTTGAGATGTTCTCGATTGCAGGATGTTATTATCGCGCTGTCGTTATTGCCAGCAGTCCGAATAATTTCGACTTCATCACAGGAAAGGGCAGGAAATTCAGCTCCAAATTTCCTCAGAATTTGTGCTGTGCCTTCTTTTTCCATTACTTGGAGAATATTGTGTGAACTTGGGCTAATTTTTAGAGGAATTCTGCTCTTCAAACCATGTGAGAGAGCTTGTCTGGCAATGTCTGCACAGTTTATTAAATCCTTATATGTTGCCATTGAATATCTCCCAATGAGGCCTAGATGCAGTTTCCTTGGAACACTAAAAGGAAGCACTTTTGGAAATTTATTTACAGAGATGTCCACACTCGGTATAAATGGTATGCAGATGTATGGATCTGTTTCACTGAGATTTAAAGTAATTTTGTCATCATAAACTGCATCTTTATCAGGTGTTAAATTGACAACATGTTTCATTGATGCATCTGCCACATCACTTCTACCCATTGTTTTGAGGTGTGAATGCATCCTCAAAGTATAAGGAAACAAAGAAATATCTATGCCAATATCTGCACCCAACTGGCAAATTTTAGCCATTTCCAGACATGATAATAGGTGTACTCCAGGTCCAGAATACTCAACAATGTTTATATTATTTGGGTGAGTCTttaaattttcatgtaattttGCTACAATATCATGTGCTCTGACAAATTTTTTCTGTACTCCAAGCACATCAACTTTGACAATATTAAGATCCTTTAAGCTTATGGGAATGCCACATATTACATCAATAGCAGTTGAGCTGTTAATATGTAGACCCATAGAAGCCAGACCACCAGCAAATGAAGAATAAAAGTCAGTAGCAATGTTGAAACTCCCAGGTATATTGTAATTATAAAAGAGAACTTGATGAGGTGAACCAGATCCTGGGGGCCAAAAATCCATTTTATACTTTGTAGCTGCTGCAGTAAGAAAATTGTACATCTCATCATCATAGTCAGTGGGTCGGTGCAGTAACTGCTTGCTGTCCTCATATCCTTCTTCTATTATTCCATCGCAGTGAAGGCTACATGACAAATGGTCACAATTTACATTTAATAGTTGAAGTTGCTGGATGGTCAATAAGGCTTGCCTGTCTTGAAGTGCCAGGTGGTCCACATGGACATCAAGACCTTGAGGTATATGTTTTGTTGAGTCAACTGCTCTGTGGCAGTATAGAATTTTCTCTGTCAATGAAAGAGGTTTTTTGAGTTTTCTTCTGGCTTCATTGAGTTGTTTTGACCATAATTCATGTATGTTGTTTTGCAAAGTGTGCAAGTTCTTGCTTATTGTTGTAGGCATCATCCATTTTCTTAAATGATGTATGACAGGCTGAAAATGTATAAAAATGATTATATAGTATCATTCTTACATTATTGTTAGAGGAAACATTGTAACTTTTAACATATTTgtcattatatttattattttatacatgaaaatataaaagaaaagtcTGTTATCCAGGTACAGATACAGTTCTAAATTATTTCCCATAAAGTGTGTAAGTACTAACCTATTCTCTCAATTTGAAACTCTAACatgcttgttttttatttttgaattcaattttaaatttttgcattcattttttaaagttaaatctcttcAGTTGTAGACTGTGTTTTTAAAACTATGTACTTTAATAAGA
This sequence is a window from Schistocerca serialis cubense isolate TAMUIC-IGC-003099 chromosome 7, iqSchSeri2.2, whole genome shotgun sequence. Protein-coding genes within it:
- the LOC126412929 gene encoding probable aconitate hydratase, mitochondrial, whose product is MPTTISKNLHTLQNNIHELWSKQLNEARRKLKKPLSLTEKILYCHRAVDSTKHIPQGLDVHVDHLALQDRQALLTIQQLQLLNVNCDHLSCSLHCDGIIEEGYEDSKQLLHRPTDYDDEMYNFLTAAATKYKMDFWPPGSGSPHQVLFYNYNIPGSFNIATDFYSSFAGGLASMGLHINSSTAIDVICGIPISLKDLNIVKVDVLGVQKKFVRAHDIVAKLHENLKTHPNNINIVEYSGPGVHLLSCLEMAKICQLGADIGIDISLFPYTLRMHSHLKTMGRSDVADASMKHVVNLTPDKDAVYDDKITLNLSETDPYICIPFIPSVDISVNKFPKVLPFSVPRKLHLGLIGRYSMATYKDLINCADIARQALSHGLKSRIPLKISPSSHNILQVMEKEGTAQILRKFGAEFPALSCDEVEIIRTAGNNDSAIITSCNREHLKEFSITPNSNIFVASPELVTIFSIIGTLDSNPLEQQLKDTKGNVFSLHDANLEGLFRSSLKRDVQIPENQKQKTNENEEQGSQRTEWINHLQPFSAPQENEYKNMLVLIKMKGCCDMDIISPSGPWLKYCGNLSKYCKNLFISAVNAENNLRNQVQSQLSGNLTSVHNAASSYKASSSPWIVVAEYGFGAGRTNEYAALQLRYMGCKAVLAKSFSSKMESDLKRHGILPLVFIKAHDYNQINSDDTFTIIGFDDIIYKRAIGFIILSHVIKTDES